TTGGCCCACGTGAGCGCCGGACTGTAGGCCACGTTGGCCAGCGACATGCTGCCGCGCGGATGCACCTCGCCGGTGGATCCCACCGCCCGCGGCAACGCATCCGCGAACGCTCGCGCCTGCTCGTGGCAACTGGCGCAACTGAAGGTGCCGGTGCCTGACAGCCGTGTGTCGTAGAACAGGTGCCGACCAAGCGCGACCTTGGCGGTGCTCATGGGGTTGTCCGCCGGCACCACCGGTTCAGGGAAACCTGGTGGCAGCTGCCAGCGAAACGCCGCGCTCGGTGGCTGTGCCGCCGCGGTGACGACCGGCCAGTGACTGCCGACCACCACCGAGACCAGGCCCAGCCCGCCCGCTACCCCCCACAGCGTGCGACGACGCACCTCAGCGCGCCTCACCCTGCCCCACGGTGGCGCTTGCGCGCGCCACCCGGAAGAAGCGCGGCGTGTCGGCACCGGTCGCTGCAGGGTGTGCCAACCCGAGCGAGGCGAAGAGCCCGCCGCAGTCGCTGTCGCCGGGGGCAGACATGCACCCCAGTGCCGTCTGCGGCTGGTTGCGCCGCACGTCGCTGCGTGCGAGCAGCGCGCCGAGGTCGGCGACGATTACGTCACGTGACGGGTCGAAGCCGGCCAGTGCCACATCGGCACGGTTGGGCTGCGCGCACGACGTGGGGGACTTGGCCCCCGCCTCGCCGGTGCACCCGGTGCTGCCCAGATGAATGACCCAGCCGGTTGCAGCCGAATCGCCTTGTGCAGCCCGCAGGTCGACACGCAGGAACTTGTAGCCACCGTTCCACGACCAGAAGAGGCGCGACAGCGAGAGCGGCGCAGGCTGCGCCGCGAGATCGCCGTGGTTGCGCGCAAACGGCACACCGAGGGTGAACGCCACGCCGCGATAGCTACCGGCAGGCGCGAGCACGGTGATCTCCGGGTGCATCTCGGGCGTCCCACCACTGCAGGGGCCGGTGCCGTTCTCGACATCCACGAGCGCGACATCACGGTCCTGCCATGGCGCCCGCGGCTGGATGGCAGCCGCTATCGTATCACCACGCGCATTCACCAACCGCACGTTGTGCACGTAGAAGCGGAACTCGCTGGCCGTAATGGTGGCACCGGTGGTGCCGATACCGCTGTAGCTACGTCCGCACACGAACGGTTCGCTGCCAACCATCGCCTGTACGCGGATGGTCACCGGGACAAGCGAATCGGCTACGGCGGGGAACAGCGGCGCGGGCGCCACGCTGGCAGCGGCGAGCGCGGCAAGCACAGTCAACATGATGATTCTCCGGGCGAGGCACGTCGCCTCCGCACTCCGCGAATCGGAGCGCGCGGGACGCGCGCGGTGTGAGCAGCCGCTCGCCGATGGGGCACCGGTGACCCGGGTCCCCGCTGGCGATGACGGCGCAGGCGTCGTCGCCGCCCTCTGGGCAGCAACGTTACGCGGTCGCGGAGAACCCCGGAGGCGCCGTGGCCGGCGGGTGACGGTGCGTAGCGCGTGTATCGAGGCGCACCGCAGCGTGGCGCGGCGGCACGTCCCCACCCAACGCGACATTCAGCACGCCGGCCGTTGGCGGCTCCGACGCCGGCATGGCAACCACAGTGGCCGCACAGCAATCGCTGACGCAGTCGCAGGGGGTGGTACGCGAGGGTCCGTCGTCCGCCGGCGCGCCTGGCGTGAGCGGCCCAGCCATCGCCGCGTGATGCGCGTGAGACGCCGTGGTCGGCACGGACAGCACCGCTTCCCCCGCGGCACTGTGCAGCTCCGCAAGTTGGGCGGACGCATGGTGCGGGCACTGCGGCTGAAGCGGCAGCACCAGACGTGCTGTCATCCACACCAGTGTCAGGAACATCCCTGACCAGTCTCTGCATACACGCCGCATATCGTAACGCTAGGGCGATCCCCGCCTGTCTGTCAAATCATGGCCCACCCGGGCTGTGGGACGCGAAGGGCTCGGCACCGTCCGCCGCCGCAGCGCTGGCGCTGCCCAGGCCCCGAGCGTGCGAACGCCACGTTGTCAGTGCCCCCCTCCGTTCATCAGCTTCCGTCACCCTACCACATTTCACACCATGCAGACGGATTCGCTTCTCGTTTCCGGTACGGAAACCCCAGCGGTGGCACGCACCATCATCACGACCGCGATGAGCCCGTATTGCCCGGGGCTCACGCTTGAGGTGTGCCCCAGCCCCCAAGCGGATAGCCTGCGGCGCGTCATCATCGCGCGAGTACAGCGGGGCGATACGCGAACGATGATCGAGGCCGACCTCGAGCGCGACTTCGGCGCCGAGATCCGGTCGATGCCCAAGGCCGAGGGGTTCGGGCTGGTCGGCTGGGCCGTGCCGGGGCTCGTCGTGCTCGTGGGGGCGTTCATCGTGACGCGGTGGCTGCGCGGGCAGGTGCGGCGCACTGAACCGTGACGATGGATGGGCATGGGGATTGCGCCGGCCCTCGCCGAGGTTAGGATCACTTCATGGGTGATTTTCGCCGCCTGCCCGCCGCGCTGTTCCTCATGCTCCACCTCGTGGTGGGCATGCGGCCGGCCGTGCCGTCGGCGGCGATGCAGCATTCGCCCTACCCGATGCAGCCCGTAGTGGCCTTGGCGACGGCAGCCGGCCAACAGGCCGATCACGGCGCCCACGGCATCCACGGGGCACCGTCGTCCGACGACGCTGCTCAGGCGCACGCAGCGAACGACCCGCCGTGTCATCGGGTCGACGCCGAAGGATCTGCACCCGATGGTGCCCCCGCCTCCGAGCATTCGTCGCATCACGATGCCGGATGCCATGGCGCGCCCTGCTGTGCTCCCGTGATGCCGCACGGGCAAATCCGGGCCATTGCCACGCGCGATGTGCCCGCGGCCCGCCAGCGTCCGCTGGTCGGTGCCGCCCGCGTGGTCTTTGCCGACGGCGCGCGTCGCCGGCCGCCGGCCACCGCACCACCCACCGCCCTGAACGCCTGACGTTCGGGGTTGCCCGCCCGGACGAACGGGCGTGCCCCGCGCGGCCTGGCCCCGCGCTGAACTCCCGCGGTCACGCGCGTCTGTAGCGGCGCGTCGCTCTCTCCGCTCTGGTGCGATGTCGTGCACCGGCAGGAGACTCCGCGAGCCCTTCCGACAATTCGACTCCGTACGCCCCGCGTACGCCCCATGCAGGTCGCCCGCGCCGTTGCCGCGCGCCGGCATCCCGCAGGTGGCCTCGTGGCCGGAGTCTGCGCACACGCCAGGAACCCTCTAGCCAAGGTCTCCAGTCCTGGTGTGTCCCCCCATCCGGCGGGCCCGCCGGGTGGGGGGGAGCAGGTCCCAGGTGGGGCCTGTGCGGTACTCACTTCTTCCCATTCGTCTCATGCGTTTCTCTATCGCTACCGCGTCGATGGCTGCTGCCGTTGTCGCGCTCGCGGCGTGCGGCGGCGACAAGCCAGCCGATACGCCCCCCGCCGACAGCGCCGCCCCCGCGCCCGCAGCCACGCCCGCTCCCACCGATTCCGCGGCGCCGGTCGCCGCCGCGGGCAACGTCTCCATGGAAAAGGGGCAGGAGATCTACGCCCGCTGCGTCACCTGCCATCAGCAGAACGGCGACGGCGTGCTGGGCGCATTCCCGCCGCTCGCCGGCTCGGAATGGGTGACCGGCCCAGTCGCTCGCCCCATCGCCATCCTGCTGCATGGTCTTCAGGGAGAAATCACGGTCAAGGGGACCAAGTACAACAGCATGATGCTGGCCTATGGCACAGGGGCTCCGATGACCGACGAGGAAGTCGCGTCGGTGCTCACCTATGTGCGCGGCAGCTTCGGCAACACGGCCTCGGCTGTCACTGTCGAGGATGTGGCGAAGGTGCGCACGGCCACCGCTGGCCGCTCCGCGCCCATGTCCCAGAAGGACCTCGAGGCGCTGCAGTAATGCGGTCGCGTCACCCGGCCTTCGTGCTCGGGGTGGCGCTCCTTGGTGGTGGTATCGGGAGTGCGTGCGCTCCCGATACCGCTCCTCGTGACACTCCCCAGGCAGCTCGCGGGTCCACGCGCGCATCTTCGGCAACGCCCCGGCAGGCGGGCTATGCCACCATGCACGACACCATGCCGGAAGCCATTCACCACGCGAAGCATGCGGCGGTGGAGCGACCGGCGGCGGAGATTCCGCGCTCGCAGTCGGCCGAGGCGTTCGCCACACGCCTCGAGCGTATTCCCGGTACCAAGGACGCATGGCTGTCGTTCACACTGCGTCGTCGACTGGACGGGGCCTTCGCCCGGCAGACCGACACGGTCAAGTTGCTCATGAATTGCAACGCCGACTCGCTGCTGGTTCTCAACCGCAAAGGCTATGCGCTCTCCACCCGGATCATCCTGGCGCCGGGGCAACTGCTCTCGTTTTCTGCGACCGACCAGCAGCGCATTCGGGTATTCGGCCTCCGCCCGGTGTCGGCCGGCCAGCGCAGCGAATCGCTCGTGCGCTTCGCGCTGGGTGGGGATCTCGTAGTGCGCACGCCCGTCGACTGATCTTTCACTCTGGAGGTACAGCATGAATCGTCGGACGTTCAGTACGCAGACCCTGGCGGCGGCCACGGCGATCGCCACCGGTGCGCTGTCCGCGTGCCGCACACGCCCCGCCACAGCGGTTGCCGCGGCCCAACACGAGAATGCGATGGTGCACCTCATCGACGAGCTGGCCGATGGCGATGCCGCACAGCGTGCGCTCATTCTTCCGGCAACCCCGCGACGCATCGGCATGCTGGTGTACCCGGGGATGTATCCGCTCGACCTCCTTGGACCGAAGACGGTGTTCAACGATCTGCTGAACACGCGGGTCCACCTCATCGCCCCGACGCTCTCCCCGGTGCCGGCAGGGAACGGGGTGAGCATTACGCCCGATGTGACATACGACAGTTGTCCAACGGGGCTCGATGTGATCTTCGTACCCGGCGGTGGTGACGGCACCGTGCGGCTCATGCAGCACACGCCCACATTGCAGTT
Above is a window of Gemmatimonas sp. DNA encoding:
- a CDS encoding MbnP family copper-binding protein produces the protein MLTVLAALAAASVAPAPLFPAVADSLVPVTIRVQAMVGSEPFVCGRSYSGIGTTGATITASEFRFYVHNVRLVNARGDTIAAAIQPRAPWQDRDVALVDVENGTGPCSGGTPEMHPEITVLAPAGSYRGVAFTLGVPFARNHGDLAAQPAPLSLSRLFWSWNGGYKFLRVDLRAAQGDSAATGWVIHLGSTGCTGEAGAKSPTSCAQPNRADVALAGFDPSRDVIVADLGALLARSDVRRNQPQTALGCMSAPGDSDCGGLFASLGLAHPAATGADTPRFFRVARASATVGQGEAR
- a CDS encoding cytochrome c-type biogenesis protein CcmH, with protein sequence MQTDSLLVSGTETPAVARTIITTAMSPYCPGLTLEVCPSPQADSLRRVIIARVQRGDTRTMIEADLERDFGAEIRSMPKAEGFGLVGWAVPGLVVLVGAFIVTRWLRGQVRRTEP
- a CDS encoding cytochrome c; its protein translation is MAAAVVALAACGGDKPADTPPADSAAPAPAATPAPTDSAAPVAAAGNVSMEKGQEIYARCVTCHQQNGDGVLGAFPPLAGSEWVTGPVARPIAILLHGLQGEITVKGTKYNSMMLAYGTGAPMTDEEVASVLTYVRGSFGNTASAVTVEDVAKVRTATAGRSAPMSQKDLEALQ
- a CDS encoding DJ-1/PfpI family protein; its protein translation is MNRRTFSTQTLAAATAIATGALSACRTRPATAVAAAQHENAMVHLIDELADGDAAQRALILPATPRRIGMLVYPGMYPLDLLGPKTVFNDLLNTRVHLIAPTLSPVPAGNGVSITPDVTYDSCPTGLDVIFVPGGGDGTVRLMQHTPTLQFLRTQAESARWVTSVCTGSLVLGAAGLLDGYRATTHWVTHDVLRLLGATPVHERVVEDRNRITSAGVTAGLDMAFTLTARLAGENYARAEMLNIEYDPDPPFRAGSPKRAGRKITNALSGMYAGIVSSATAVAKARARG